A single region of the Streptococcus macedonicus ACA-DC 198 genome encodes:
- a CDS encoding Transmembrane histidine kinase CsrS has translation MIKWEEKSLSRKISIFSLLRILLVLTLFNLIVYFGTTQIFLARERYDVEQSAEVVRNFLSQESSLTVDNLLDLLDEYNATESLVEEDDAQYILDKSGGIDDLTSDNQEVAIFNKDKQLVLTTDKSVANFKTGTVGKTKIYHAPAFTGYYATAKIYSKNTREVMGYVTLFQHFSSYYLMRHCLVVILLITELVEIGLILYVLFSSTKRFLRPLEEFQGIVSNIAENPGDLTVRSDIHSGDEIEEISANFDKLLDQIEGYTKRQARFVSDVSHELRTPIAVIKGHLGLLKRWGKEDQHILEESLDAAYHEIDRMSIMVNEMLDMVRVQGSFDLHKGGKTDLKKSIDYVLGNFRILHPDFNFQFSTSVEECVFAEIYKNHFEQAILILIDNGVKYSSGSKTIHVSLELQGSDAVVKVRDEGEGISQEDLKYIFERFYRTDKSRNRVSTQGGLGIGLAILKQIVDAYELNISVNSIVNEGSEFTLVIPRLMTKQDKTD, from the coding sequence ATGATAAAATGGGAAGAAAAGTCTTTATCTAGAAAAATATCGATTTTCTCTTTGCTTCGGATTCTCCTTGTGTTAACTCTTTTTAATCTAATCGTGTACTTTGGAACTACCCAAATCTTTTTAGCACGTGAGCGTTATGATGTTGAACAAAGTGCCGAAGTAGTGAGAAATTTTTTGTCTCAAGAAAGCTCACTAACAGTTGACAATCTTTTGGATTTGTTGGATGAGTATAATGCTACGGAGTCACTTGTTGAGGAAGATGATGCCCAATATATCCTAGATAAAAGTGGTGGGATTGATGATTTGACTTCTGATAATCAAGAAGTCGCCATTTTTAACAAGGATAAGCAATTAGTTTTAACGACTGATAAGTCAGTTGCAAATTTTAAAACAGGTACAGTTGGCAAGACAAAAATCTACCATGCACCTGCTTTTACAGGTTACTATGCAACGGCGAAAATTTACTCCAAAAACACAAGAGAAGTTATGGGTTATGTGACGCTTTTTCAACACTTTAGCTCCTACTATCTAATGCGACATTGTCTTGTGGTAATCCTTTTGATTACAGAGTTGGTTGAGATTGGGTTAATTTTATATGTTCTTTTCTCTTCAACAAAACGCTTTTTACGTCCGTTGGAAGAATTTCAAGGAATTGTTAGTAATATTGCTGAAAATCCTGGCGATTTGACTGTCCGTAGTGATATTCACTCTGGAGATGAAATTGAAGAAATTTCTGCTAACTTTGATAAATTGTTAGATCAAATTGAAGGGTATACTAAAAGACAAGCGCGTTTTGTTAGTGATGTTAGTCATGAATTACGAACACCGATTGCAGTTATTAAGGGACATCTTGGTTTACTGAAACGTTGGGGAAAAGAAGACCAACATATTCTTGAAGAAAGTTTAGATGCTGCTTATCATGAAATCGATCGAATGTCCATTATGGTTAATGAAATGCTAGATATGGTTCGTGTTCAGGGAAGTTTTGATCTACACAAAGGTGGAAAAACAGACTTGAAGAAATCAATTGACTATGTTTTGGGAAATTTTCGTATTTTGCATCCAGATTTTAATTTTCAATTTTCAACAAGTGTGGAGGAGTGTGTCTTTGCAGAAATTTACAAAAATCACTTTGAACAGGCAATTTTGATTTTAATTGATAATGGTGTAAAATATTCTTCAGGAAGTAAAACGATTCATGTTAGTTTGGAGCTTCAAGGATCTGACGCTGTTGTCAAAGTTAGAGATGAAGGGGAAGGAATTTCTCAGGAAGACCTGAAATATATTTTTGAACGATTTTATCGAACAGATAAATCACGTAATCGTGTTTCAACACAAGGAGGTCTTGGAATTGGCTTGGCTATCCTTAAACAGATTGTTGATGCTTATGAGCTTAATATCAGTGTTAACAGTATTGTTAATGAGGGTTCAGAGTTTACGTTAGTTATTCCACGACTTATGACAAAACAAGATAAAACAGACTGA
- a CDS encoding COG1399 protein in cluster with ribosomal protein L32p, Firmicutes subfamily produces MMFSISEIKKNPDGISFNLSLDIKEKLAERNKDVLDVKGIFVQGNVAYDDGLYLLNYTLDYTITLPSSRSMLPVDVHQIEKISEIFIEMADIHTKEELVRENLVLVLEEDYIDLEESVIDNILLTIPMQILSKEERNSNVMPSGNDWSVLTEEQYDVLQDEKKKENNPFSALNGLFED; encoded by the coding sequence ATGATGTTTTCAATTTCGGAAATAAAAAAGAATCCAGATGGTATTAGTTTCAATCTTTCTTTAGATATTAAAGAAAAATTAGCAGAACGTAACAAAGATGTGTTGGACGTTAAGGGAATTTTTGTGCAAGGTAATGTTGCCTATGATGATGGTTTATATTTATTAAATTATACACTCGATTATACAATTACATTACCTTCAAGCCGCTCAATGTTGCCTGTTGACGTACACCAGATTGAGAAAATTTCAGAAATTTTTATTGAAATGGCGGATATTCATACAAAAGAAGAACTTGTTAGAGAAAATCTTGTCTTGGTACTTGAGGAGGACTATATTGATTTAGAAGAAAGTGTTATTGATAATATTTTGTTGACAATTCCTATGCAAATTTTAAGTAAGGAAGAACGAAATTCTAATGTAATGCCATCAGGAAATGACTGGTCAGTTTTGACAGAAGAACAATATGATGTGCTACAAGATGAAAAGAAAAAGGAGAATAATCCATTTTCTGCTTTAAATGGATTGTTTGAAGATTAA
- a CDS encoding Transmembrane component MtsC of energizing module of methionine-regulated ECF transporter, which translates to MASHLIGYQSGRGFFYQLSGASKLIFFVLVSIACMTTYDTRLIAAIGIASLVLFKIAGIRWQQVSFVVKFIGFFALLNVVMVYLFAPNYGETIYGTKTILLQGYGRFYLTSQELFYLFNLALKYFCTVPLAVLFLMTTQPSQFASSLNQIGVPYKVAYAVSLTLRYIPDVQEEFYMIQMSQEARGLELSQKEKLMKRIKGNLQIVIPLIFSSLERIDTVSTAMELRRFGKNKKRTWYTYQKFITADLLTVVIAVLLVIISLWLFHLNQGRFYNPWH; encoded by the coding sequence ATGGCTAGTCATCTTATTGGTTATCAGAGTGGTCGGGGTTTCTTTTATCAATTGTCAGGCGCCAGTAAATTAATTTTCTTTGTTTTGGTATCGATTGCTTGTATGACAACCTATGATACGCGTTTGATAGCCGCGATTGGAATTGCTTCCCTTGTTTTGTTTAAAATAGCAGGTATTCGTTGGCAGCAAGTCTCTTTTGTCGTCAAATTTATTGGCTTTTTTGCTCTTTTAAATGTGGTCATGGTGTATTTGTTTGCACCGAATTATGGCGAAACAATTTACGGAACTAAAACTATTTTGCTACAAGGCTATGGGCGATTTTATCTTACCAGTCAAGAATTATTTTACCTGTTTAACCTTGCTTTGAAATATTTTTGCACGGTTCCGTTGGCTGTCTTATTTCTTATGACAACGCAGCCAAGTCAATTTGCTTCAAGTTTGAATCAAATCGGCGTACCTTATAAAGTTGCCTATGCAGTTAGTTTGACGCTACGCTACATTCCTGACGTGCAAGAAGAATTTTACATGATTCAAATGTCACAAGAAGCGCGTGGACTGGAACTATCACAAAAAGAAAAACTAATGAAACGTATCAAAGGAAATCTACAAATTGTCATTCCCTTGATTTTCAGCTCACTTGAGCGAATTGATACGGTGTCAACAGCTATGGAGCTACGTCGTTTTGGAAAAAATAAAAAGCGTACTTGGTACACTTATCAAAAATTTATAACAGCGGATTTGCTGACCGTTGTGATTGCTGTTTTACTAGTTATCATTAGTTTGTGGCTTTTTCACCTTAACCAAGGGCGTTTTTACAATCCTTGGCATTAA
- the ktrA gene encoding Potassium uptake protein, integral membrane component, KtrA, translating to MTKKIFGVLGLGIFGRTIVEELSKFEQEVIALDRHENLVQDVADMATKAAVGDITEIEFLKAVGIAQCDVVVIATGNTLESSVLAIMHCKKLGVKTILAKAKNATYEEVLYGIGATKVITPERDSGKRVASNMLRHHIKNIIHIENNISMIEFSIPDSWVGKSLVQLDLRHKYDLNLVGIRKKSTSSLDTHINPNQAFEANTEVVAIANDNTFEKFDYLGYLK from the coding sequence ATGACAAAAAAGATTTTTGGAGTTCTTGGATTAGGAATTTTTGGACGTACTATTGTTGAAGAATTAAGTAAATTCGAGCAAGAGGTCATTGCTTTAGATAGACATGAAAATCTCGTTCAAGATGTGGCTGATATGGCAACTAAGGCAGCTGTTGGTGATATTACAGAGATTGAATTTTTAAAAGCCGTTGGCATTGCGCAATGTGATGTTGTTGTTATTGCAACTGGAAATACCTTAGAATCTTCAGTTCTTGCCATTATGCACTGTAAAAAATTAGGGGTAAAAACCATTCTTGCCAAGGCCAAAAATGCGACTTATGAAGAGGTGCTTTACGGCATTGGGGCGACTAAAGTTATCACACCAGAACGCGACTCTGGAAAAAGAGTTGCTTCAAATATGCTTCGCCACCATATTAAAAATATTATTCACATTGAGAATAATATTTCTATGATTGAATTTTCTATTCCTGATTCTTGGGTTGGAAAGAGTCTGGTTCAGCTGGACCTTCGACACAAATACGACCTGAATTTAGTCGGTATTCGTAAAAAATCAACGTCAAGTCTTGATACCCATATCAATCCCAACCAAGCTTTTGAAGCCAATACTGAAGTCGTTGCCATTGCAAATGACAATACGTTTGAAAAATTTGATTATCTTGGTTATTTGAAATAA
- a CDS encoding Response regulator CsrR — MSKKILIIEDEKNLARFVSLELQHEGYSVVVENNGRLGLQTALDDDFDLILLDLMLPDMDGFEITRRLRLGKETSIIMMTARDSIMDVVAGLDRGADDYIVKPFAIEELLARVRAVFRRQDVESKREQDSRGKEGLLGLRLNPQNRSAVRGDDEISLTKREYDLLSVLLSNVNRVMTREELLSSVWRYDTDIETNVVDVYIRYLRGKVDIPGKESYIQTVRGMGYIIREK; from the coding sequence ATGAGTAAAAAGATTTTAATTATTGAAGATGAAAAAAATCTTGCACGTTTTGTATCTTTAGAGTTGCAACATGAAGGTTATTCAGTAGTAGTAGAAAATAATGGACGACTTGGCCTACAAACAGCTCTAGATGATGATTTTGATTTAATTTTGTTAGACTTGATGCTTCCAGATATGGATGGTTTTGAAATTACACGCCGTCTTCGATTAGGAAAAGAGACTTCTATTATTATGATGACAGCTCGTGATTCAATTATGGATGTTGTTGCTGGGCTTGATCGTGGTGCAGATGACTATATTGTTAAACCATTTGCAATTGAAGAATTGTTAGCTCGTGTCCGTGCTGTTTTTCGTCGTCAAGATGTTGAATCTAAGCGTGAACAAGATAGTCGAGGAAAAGAAGGGCTACTTGGACTACGCTTAAACCCTCAAAATCGTTCTGCTGTTCGAGGTGATGATGAAATTTCACTTACAAAACGTGAATATGATTTGCTAAGTGTTCTTTTATCAAATGTTAATCGTGTAATGACACGTGAAGAATTATTGTCTAGTGTTTGGAGATATGATACAGATATTGAGACAAATGTTGTTGATGTTTATATCCGTTACCTTCGCGGAAAAGTCGATATTCCAGGTAAAGAATCTTACATTCAAACAGTTCGTGGAATGGGATACATTATTCGAGAAAAATAA
- the lemA gene encoding LemA protein gives MIFVIIAIIVVLVLWIIAIYNGLVKSRMQTKESWSQIDVQLKRRNDLIPNLIETVKGYAAYEEKTFAKITELRSQVARAETPAEAMHASNALTKQLSSLIAVAENYPELKANNSFIKLQDELTNTENKISYSRQLFNTTTANYNVKLETFPSNIIAGMFGFKPSQFLETPEDEKETPKVSFDF, from the coding sequence ATGATTTTTGTTATTATCGCTATTATTGTTGTTTTAGTGCTTTGGATTATTGCTATCTATAATGGTCTTGTTAAAAGTCGTATGCAAACTAAGGAATCTTGGAGTCAAATTGATGTGCAACTCAAACGTCGTAATGACCTCATTCCGAATCTGATTGAGACTGTAAAAGGCTACGCCGCTTATGAAGAAAAAACATTTGCTAAGATTACAGAATTACGCAGTCAAGTTGCCCGAGCAGAAACACCAGCAGAAGCAATGCACGCGTCAAATGCTCTTACCAAACAACTCTCAAGCTTGATTGCTGTGGCTGAAAATTATCCTGAACTTAAAGCTAATAACAGCTTTATCAAGTTGCAAGATGAATTGACAAATACAGAAAACAAAATTTCGTACTCACGTCAATTGTTCAATACAACAACAGCAAATTATAATGTTAAATTAGAAACTTTCCCAAGCAATATCATTGCAGGTATGTTTGGTTTTAAACCAAGCCAATTCTTGGAAACCCCTGAAGATGAAAAAGAAACACCAAAAGTATCATTTGATTTCTAA
- a CDS encoding Methyltransferase GidB: MLSLLIIMTPEEFYKKLSQQGFELTDTQKKQFERYFELLVEWNQKINLTAITDEEGVYLKHFYDSIAPVLQGKITNQAIRLLDIGAGAGFPSIPIKILCPDIDVTIIDSLNKRINFLNSLADELGLEGVHFYHGRAEDFGQDKHFRASYDIVTARAVARLQILTELTIPFLKVGGQLIALKASAAEEELADAKNAMTILFSKLIDNYHYELPNGDSRQITILEKKKETPNKYPRKAGMPNKKPL; this comes from the coding sequence ATGCTTTCTTTACTGATAATCATGACACCAGAAGAATTTTATAAGAAACTTAGTCAACAAGGTTTTGAGTTGACAGATACACAAAAAAAGCAATTTGAACGTTATTTTGAGCTTTTGGTTGAATGGAATCAAAAGATTAATTTGACGGCTATTACGGATGAAGAGGGCGTTTATTTGAAACATTTTTATGATTCTATTGCTCCTGTTCTTCAAGGAAAAATAACAAATCAAGCGATTCGTTTGCTAGATATTGGAGCTGGAGCTGGTTTTCCAAGTATTCCTATCAAGATTTTATGCCCTGATATTGATGTTACTATTATTGATTCACTAAATAAGCGTATTAATTTTCTTAATTCATTGGCAGATGAACTTGGCTTAGAGGGAGTTCATTTTTACCATGGACGTGCTGAAGATTTTGGTCAAGATAAGCATTTCCGCGCAAGCTATGATATTGTAACAGCACGAGCTGTTGCTCGTCTCCAAATCTTGACCGAATTGACAATCCCATTTTTAAAAGTTGGTGGGCAATTAATTGCTCTTAAAGCTTCCGCTGCCGAAGAAGAATTGGCAGATGCCAAAAATGCCATGACAATTCTTTTTTCAAAACTCATAGACAATTATCATTATGAATTGCCAAATGGCGATAGTCGCCAAATCACAATTCTTGAAAAGAAAAAAGAGACACCAAATAAATACCCACGTAAGGCTGGGATGCCAAATAAAAAACCTCTTTAA
- the htpX gene encoding Heat shock protein HtpX, whose protein sequence is MLYDQISSNKRRTVVLILVFFLILSAIGAAVGYLWLDSLEFGVVIALIIGGIYAVSMIFQSTNVVMSMNNAREVSEEEAPELYHIVEDMAMVAQIPMPRVFIVEDDSLNAFATGSSPENAAVAATTGLLAVMNREELEGVIGHEVSHIRNYDIRISTIAVALASAVTLIASIGSRMMWFGGGGNRRRSNNRDEGGLGILMLLFSILSLILAPLAATLVQLAISRQREYLADASSVELTRNPEGMIKALQKLEQSSPMHHPVDEASAALYINDPIKKEERTTSLFNTHPSISDRIERLRQI, encoded by the coding sequence ATGTTATACGATCAAATTTCTAGTAACAAGCGAAGAACGGTTGTTTTGATTCTTGTTTTCTTCTTGATTTTGTCAGCTATTGGTGCCGCAGTTGGCTATCTTTGGTTAGATAGTCTAGAATTCGGTGTGGTTATCGCCTTAATTATTGGTGGAATCTATGCTGTTAGTATGATTTTTCAATCAACAAATGTTGTCATGTCAATGAACAATGCGCGTGAAGTCAGCGAGGAAGAAGCCCCAGAACTTTATCATATTGTAGAAGATATGGCAATGGTGGCACAAATTCCAATGCCGCGTGTGTTTATCGTTGAAGATGATTCTTTAAATGCGTTTGCGACAGGTTCAAGTCCTGAAAATGCTGCGGTCGCAGCCACCACAGGATTATTAGCTGTGATGAATCGTGAAGAATTGGAAGGTGTTATTGGACACGAAGTTAGTCATATTCGTAATTACGATATCCGCATTTCTACCATTGCTGTTGCTTTAGCTAGTGCAGTGACCTTAATTGCTAGTATCGGTAGCCGCATGATGTGGTTTGGCGGAGGTGGCAATCGTCGCCGTTCGAATAACCGCGATGAGGGTGGTCTTGGTATTTTGATGTTGCTCTTTTCGATTTTATCGTTAATTTTAGCACCACTTGCCGCAACTCTTGTTCAATTAGCCATTTCACGGCAACGTGAATACCTTGCTGATGCCAGTTCTGTTGAACTAACTCGTAATCCTGAAGGGATGATTAAAGCACTTCAAAAACTGGAGCAATCTTCTCCAATGCATCATCCTGTTGATGAAGCAAGTGCGGCACTCTACATTAATGACCCTATCAAAAAAGAAGAAAGAACAACATCACTGTTCAACACACATCCATCTATTTCGGATCGTATTGAACGTCTTCGTCAAATATAA
- the ktrB gene encoding Potassium uptake protein, integral membrane component, KtrB codes for MNSIFKSLTSTQRLTFSFMIVIFIGSLLLSLPITHYADAPSTTYLDHLFNVVSMVCVTGLSVFPVASVYNGLGQVITMCLMQIGGLGLVTLIAISTYLLRRRMNLSRQSLLQSALSYDNNNDLRHYLFNAYKITFIIESLVAIILLFDFIPRFGLWHGIFNAIFLAVSAFCNAGFDNFGDASLKQFVLNPLVNVAIAAAIVSGGIGFAVWMDLKKAIKHFIKDKPYRFSAFSRSLSNQTRLVLVTTGILLLLGTALTWLIEFKNAKTIGHYTIFQQIMVCFFQSVTMRTAGFATISYLDTHSATNILYMIQMIIGGAPGGTAGGVKVTTVAIAFLLFKSELAGQNEVTFRHRVIANKAIKQTLTVLIFFFTILIIGYLLLLEFEPNHDPLALLFEAISAIATVGVSMDLTPKLSQAGRFVIMALMFIGRVGPITVLLSLLQKKEKNIRYAQTNINVG; via the coding sequence TTGAATAGTATTTTTAAATCTTTAACAAGTACACAACGCTTGACATTTAGTTTTATGATTGTCATTTTCATAGGAAGCTTGTTACTCTCACTTCCTATAACTCACTATGCTGACGCGCCTAGCACTACTTACCTTGACCACTTGTTCAACGTAGTTTCAATGGTTTGTGTGACGGGATTATCAGTCTTTCCTGTAGCCAGTGTTTACAACGGATTAGGTCAAGTGATTACAATGTGTCTCATGCAAATTGGTGGACTAGGATTGGTTACTTTAATTGCAATCAGTACCTACCTTTTACGTCGTCGCATGAATTTATCAAGGCAGAGTTTGCTGCAATCAGCACTTAGCTATGACAATAACAATGACCTTAGGCATTACCTTTTTAATGCTTACAAAATCACTTTTATTATTGAGTCCTTGGTTGCTATTATATTGCTCTTTGATTTTATTCCACGTTTTGGCTTGTGGCACGGTATTTTTAATGCCATTTTTCTTGCTGTCTCTGCTTTTTGTAATGCTGGGTTTGATAATTTTGGCGATGCTAGCCTTAAACAATTCGTTTTGAATCCCTTGGTTAATGTGGCAATTGCTGCCGCAATCGTATCTGGTGGAATCGGATTTGCGGTTTGGATGGATTTAAAAAAAGCTATCAAACACTTTATCAAAGATAAACCTTATCGCTTTTCTGCATTTTCTCGCTCATTAAGCAATCAGACACGCTTAGTGCTTGTCACAACAGGAATTCTTTTACTGCTTGGAACAGCATTGACGTGGCTAATTGAATTTAAAAATGCTAAGACAATTGGGCACTATACCATTTTTCAGCAAATCATGGTCTGCTTTTTCCAATCAGTAACCATGAGGACGGCTGGATTTGCAACGATTTCTTATCTTGATACGCATTCAGCGACAAATATTCTTTATATGATTCAAATGATTATCGGTGGTGCTCCTGGTGGTACGGCTGGCGGTGTCAAGGTGACAACAGTCGCAATTGCCTTCTTGCTTTTCAAATCCGAACTTGCAGGGCAAAATGAAGTCACTTTTCGCCACCGCGTTATTGCCAATAAAGCGATAAAACAAACACTGACCGTGCTAATCTTTTTCTTTACTATTTTAATCATCGGCTATCTGTTGCTTTTGGAATTTGAACCGAATCATGACCCGCTCGCTTTGCTGTTTGAAGCCATTTCTGCGATTGCTACGGTTGGCGTTTCCATGGATTTAACGCCTAAATTATCGCAAGCAGGGCGATTTGTCATCATGGCGCTTATGTTTATCGGACGTGTTGGACCGATTACTGTCCTGCTTAGTCTTTTGCAAAAGAAAGAAAAAAATATTCGCTACGCACAAACAAATATTAATGTTGGTTAG